Proteins encoded in a region of the Pelmatolapia mariae isolate MD_Pm_ZW linkage group LG16_19, Pm_UMD_F_2, whole genome shotgun sequence genome:
- the mphosph8 gene encoding M-phase phosphoprotein 8 isoform X1, translating to MAAETDKVEPADSEQDEEEDVYEVEKIIDMRVEEGEVLYRVRWKNYCSDDDTWEPEAHLEDCREVLLAFKKSQAEAKAKKEAETKKCVKPLPPKSDVFDADSESDSDKDRPTEAPVKKKKKKKVREEEEEEESHLKEKKKKKKDKRKEEFRPLPAPETDEEEGRAPTPSSPPKERKTESKKRVVESEEEEDDPVPSKKHRKEKGKEGGKHKKEKGDDGRKKKGKKERKIETSEDEAAAPLEDDVSEGPSESQMDDSASTETLTKSVEKASLDDKSRQKKGKWEVKLQGIKDLIHDKKNKKTDSAQKESSLQKLKSHKAKEDTALQSDSSDNSTLHKKAKSKGQESASAPPKVPSTSSSSSSSSVTAVGVTKSKEEEVTKDEILGQKDTTGSTNLFEKFLLNCEAKDRAPRRNQPTTEKSSSKPTKVLGKIEKIPKTTKESPVQKQEPEKTERTKQSDVSRPVQSYGFSLDTEEREEESVAKSKPGDDTRERRDKTDEPQRQSWERRTPSDDRRKKREDSEPRLFMACDDTQDPPEGTDKSDKGQATLSLGMDLNLDWMTLDDFQKHLNGEDEILSGPPLSPNELRDAVKSGDYMAVKLALNSKEDYNLDQEASTIGEKKSFEGERNLIEERSSSDALRLTSNTDSARNEAGTAKENIPQDSDDQKNDEDITESENTAFGSTKQKSQGKEDQKDGEDNETSDDTMGGLSSKISLNFDHSDQVLSNKQNLKQANDSGDEPGDVGAGITDMVLSVSSTKEMVKRLRRCTKTVEKREPTRSSLRTCKKLHQMTPCVLDEEKKESCKKHFCLYCKMAFTQLAKHLERKHAEETDVAHAIHFPKGSKVRQTLLDQIRNRGDYEHNCQVLKSGEGEIVTKKQVKKPSISVRDFLPCQHCFAFYRKTDLWRHERSCKARKGDEKSSEKTKRTRGHSAASRLLPMSEFLTGGCEEIIHIMHQDDISRHIRNDPLICKYGNALSVKYEHDKSQFAYIAQKMRELGRFVLAVNELDRSVKYLHEICLPSRFELAVQGVKRISGFDPSSSKFKSISLVTKIGYSLKRAAEIAFGESRMTEDSESESEVKKFIQLLDTKWNECFSRKTLASSLKQEVKKVEVDKSTVTEDLMKLHRFITEEGDEARKELKESPSLSTWKKLSEATLADVCLFNRGRVGNIGRLLLQTYIQRKSKGIFVPSADQIRKSTKLELELGSALTRLELEGQYGRNMLVLLTERMVLSIDLLVENRERAGVSKTNPYLFARTEGPSFIRALDCFRRAAMECGVKNPEALLSSSLREQIASSWQLMSLSEYELDQVAKLLGKSSQECYRLLKNASQLEEVSKQLLKMDRTLPSLPVSSAKDGTAQKPALKRRPWSENEQAAVKRYLSEFITRMKVPGKKECNACIAAEPDLGGRSWTDVKNYVHNTLQTIRRRNNIQKSEGNLNVLNPKRSKAGVQTTKTTLEDTSTVCTMIAVDPDNLRESSSCCMTMPPPPAANLGDASPFCQEITSSYASLCSSSTDMVHTSQPLISTFTPLNATDTQVVPTFTPHNTTNALMPPPYTSENSRIMPLSPSYTQNATNMPPPSVYVPQDTTTSQMIPSFTSLNTPSTSMVPTFTQLNTISSPMVNAFSTLNDGIRPIMSSFTPLNHSSSPPYPLSPSRGPAAAQVVPTIHGPSLSDRSPVVPENPPVSSAGKRINPAVKPQKRNKRLWSEEEQAAVRRQLGDFCKLVKVPGKKDCDACLAAEPALSSRTWREVKYFVHNSIQSLKRRGHTVASKQSGGQDPETHNSNSEWDGPVYLSL from the exons ATGGCGGCTGAAACCGACAAGGTAGAGCCCGCGGACAGCGAACAAGATGAGGAAGAAGACGTGTACGAAGTGGAAAAGATCATTGACATGCGGGTGGAAGAG GGTGAAGTGCTGTACAGAGTTCGCTGGAAGAACTACTGCTCTGATGATGACACGTGGGAACCGGAGGCCCATTTAGAAGACTGTCGCGAAGTCCTCTTGGCTTTTAAGAAGTCACAAGCTGAAGCTAAGGCCAAGAAAGAGGCAGAAACCAAGAAATGTGTG AAACCACTGCCTCCAAAGAGTGACGTGTTTGATGCTGACTCGGAAAGTGACAGCGACAAAGACCGACCAACGGAGGCACCCgtcaagaagaaaaagaagaagaaagtccgggaagaggaggaggaagaagaatcGCATcttaaggaaaaaaagaagaagaagaaggacaaGCGGAAAGAAGAGTTTAGGCCCCTACCAGCACCAGAAACCGATGAGGAAGAAGGCAGAGCCCCAACCCCAAGCTCTCCACCCAAGGAGAGAAAGACTGAATCAAAAAAACGTGTGGTTGAATcggaagaggaagaggatgacCCTGTTCCCTCCAAGAAACACAgaaaggaaaagggaaaagagggagggaagcataaaaaagaaaagggtgACGATGGGAGGAAAAAGAAGgggaagaaagagaggaagatcGAAACCTCTGAAGATGAGGCCGCTGCTCCGCTGGAAGATGACGTGAGCGAAGGCCCGTCAGAGTCCCAAATGGACGATTCCGCATCAACTGAGACTTTAACAAAATCGGTGGAAAAAGCCAGTTTGGACGACAAGTCCAGACAAAAAAAGGGGAAGTGGGAAGTAAAGCTGCAGGGTATAAAGGACCTTATCCAcgacaaaaagaacaaaaagacagATTCTGCTCAGAAAGAAAGCAGCctccaaaaactgaagagtcatAAAGCAAAAGAGGATACTGCGCTACAATCAGACTCCAGTGACAACTCCACCCTACATAAGAAAGCAAAGAGCAAAGGGCAGGAGAGCGCGTCTGCACCACCCAAAGTCCCATCTACATCGTCCTCGTCGTCCTCGTCCTCTGTTACAGCTGTTGGTGTCACCAAGAGTAAGGAGGAGGAGGTTACCAAGGACGAGATATTGGGACAGAAGGACACCACAGGTTCAACTAACCTTTTCGAAAAGTTCCTGTTAAACTGCGAGGCCAAGGATCGCGCCCCCCGCAGGAACCAGCCCACCACAGAGAAGAGCAGCAGCAAACCCACAAAG GTATTGGGAAAAATTGAGAAGATTCCCAAAACAACCAAAGAGTCTCCTGTTCAGAAACAAGAGCCGGAGAAGACGGAGAGGACCAAGCAATCAGATG TTTCCCGACCAGTTCAGAGTTATGGCTTCAGCCTGGACACCGAGGAGCGGGAAGAGGAATCTGTGGCAAAATCGAAGCCTGGAGATGATACCCGGGAGCGTAGGGATAAGACAGATGAACCACAGCGGCAAAGCTGGGAGCGGAGAACCCCTTCTGACgacaggagaaagaaaagggaggaCAGTGAGCCTAGACTCTTTATGGCATGTGATGATACCCAGGACCCACCAGAGGGCACTGACAAATCTG ACAAGGGCCAGGCCACTTTGAGTCTAGGAATGGACCTTAATCTGGACTGGATGACTCTGGATGATTTCCAGAAACATCTTAATGGAGAGGATGAAATCTTGTCAGGTCCACCTTTGTCACCAA ATGAGTTGCGAGATGCTGTAAAAAGTGGAGATTACATGGCTGTAAAACTGGCACTTAATTCCAAAGAGGACTACAATCTGGACCAAGAG GCGAGTACTATTGGTGAGAAGAAGTCATTTGAAGGAGAGAGGAACTTGATTGAAGAGAGAAGTTCGAGTGATGCTCTTAGATTGACTTCTAACACTGACAGTGCAAGAAATGAAGCAGGCACTGCAAAAGAAAATATCCCACAAGATTCGGATGATCAAAAAAATGATGAGGACATTACTGAATCAGAAAACACAGCATTCGGTTCTACCAAGCAGAAAAGTcaaggaaaggaagaccaaaagGATGGAGAAGACAATGAGACGTCAGATGACACAATGGGTGGTTTGTCAAGTAAAATTAGTTTGAATTTTGATCATTCGGATCAAGTGctgtcaaataaacaaaacctaaaGCAAGCAAATGACTCAGGCGACGAGCCAGGAGACGTAGGGGCAGGTATTACAGATATGGTTCTATCTGTATCAAGTACGAAAGAAATGGTTAAAAGATTACGGCGCTGCACAAAAACTGTGGAAAAGAGAGAACCGACAAGATCAAGTCTAAGGACTTGCAAGAAATTGCATCAAATGACACCTTGCGTATTGGATGAAGAGAAGAAAGAGTCATGCAAGAAACACTTCTGTTTATACTGCAAAATGGCTTTCACTCAACTTGCAAAGCATTTGGAAAGGAAACATGCGGAGGAAACGGATGTTGCCCATGCAATACACTTTCCAAAAGGCTCCAAAGTCAGACAGACATTGCTTGATCAAATTCGCAATAGAGGAGATTATGAACATAATTGCCAAGTTCTTAAAAGTGGCGAGGGGGAAATTGTGACCAAGAAACAGGTCAAGAAACCCAGCATATCAGTTCGTGACTTCTTACCTTGTCAAcattgttttgcattttatcGCAAAACTGATTTATGGAGACACGAAAGGTCATGTAAAGCTAGAAAAGGAGACGAGAAATCTtctgagaaaacaaaaagaacgaGAGGTCACAGTGCTGCCTCCCGGCTGCTTCCAATGTCAGAGTTCTTAACTGGAGGCTGTGAGGAAATCATCCACATCATGCATCAAGATGACATCTCGAGGCATATCAGAAATGACCCGCTTATTTGTAAATATGGCAATGCATTGTCTGTTAAATATGAGCATGACAAGTCTCAGTTTGCTTACATTGCACAAAAAATGAGGGAACTGGGGAGATTTGTGCTTGCCGTAAATGAGCTGGACAGGAGTGTAAAGTACTTGCATGAAATATGTCTGCCATCCCGATTTGAATTAGCTGTTCAAGGGGTCAAAAGGATTAGTGGATTTGACCCCAGTTCCAGTAAGTTTAAAAGCATTTCCCTTGTCACGAAGATTGGATACTCTTTGAAACGAGCTGCAGAAATTGCTTTTGGTGAGAGTCGCATGACGGAGGACAGTGAATCAGAAAGCGAAGTGAAAAAATTCATACAACTTCTTGATACAAAATGGAATGAGTGTTTTTCTCGCAAAACACTTGCCTCCTCTCTAAAGCAAGAAGTCAAGAAAGTGGAAGTGGACAAATCAACTGTGACAGAAGACTTGATGAAACTTCACAGGTTTATCACAGAGGAAGGAGACGAAGCCAGAAAGGAGCTGAAAGAAAGTCCTAGTTTGTCAACGTGGAAAAAGCTCAGTGAAGCAACTTTAGCTGACGTCTGTCTGTTCAACAGAGGAAGGGTAGGAAATATTGGTAGACTGCTTTTGCAAACTTACATTCAGAGAAAGAGCAAAGGAATATTTGTGCCCTCTGCAGATCAAATAAGGAAAAGCACAAAATTGGAGCTAGAACTTGGTTCCGCTTTGACCAGGTTGGAATTAGAAGGTCAGTATGGAAGGAACATGCTGGTTCTTTTAACAGAACGCATGGTTTTGTCTATTGACTTGCTTGTTGAAAATAGAGAACGAGCAGGTGTGTCAAAAACAAACCCATACCTTTTTGCACGGACTGAAGGTCCATCCTTCATCCGAGCATTGGATTGTTTCCGACGGGCTGCAATGGAATGTGGAGTTAAAAACCCAGAAGCACTTCTTTCCTCGTCATTAAGAGAGCAAATTGCCAGCTCCTGGCAGTTAATGAGCCTTAGTGAATATGAACTGGATCAAGTGGCCAAGTTGTTGGGAAAGAGCAGCCAGGAGTGTTACAGACTCTTAAAAAACGCATCCCAGCTAGAGGAAGTGAGCAAACAGCTGCTCAAGATGGATCGAACGCTGCCATCACTTCCAGTCAGCAGTGCAAAAGATG GAACTGCACAGAAACCTGCTTTAAAAAGAAGACCTTGGAGTGAGAATGAGCAGGCTGCAGTGAAACGTTACTTGAGTGAATTTATCACAAGGATGAAGGTTCCGGGCAAAAAGGAGTGCAATGCTTGCATAGCTGCTGAGCCAGATCTCGGAGGAAGATCTTGGACAGACGTTAAAAACTATGTACACAACACGCTACAGACAATACGTAGGAGAAATAACATACAGAAGTCTGAGGGGAACCTTAATGTTTTGAATCCAAAGAGATCAAAAGCTGGAGTCCAAACCACAAAGACAACTTTGGAAGACACAAGCACTGTGTGTACTATGATAGCAGTCGACCCAGATAACTTGAGAGAAAGTTCAAGTTGTTGCATGACAATGCCGCCACCACCAGCAGCCAACTTGGGAGATGCATCACCATTCTGCCAAgagattacttcaagttacgcATCCTTGTGCTCATCTAGTACAGATATGGTCCATACAAGTCAACCATTGATTTCTACTTTCACACCATTGAATGCTACTGATACGCAAGTTGTTCCTACATTTACTCCACACAACACTACAAATGCCCTAATGCCTCCTCCATACACTTCAGAAAACAGCAGAATTATGCCATTGTCTCCTTCATATACACAGAATGCTACAAACATGCCACCTCCTTCTGTGTATGTACCACAGGACACTACAACGTCACAAATGATTCCTTCGTTTACCTCTCTTAATACTCCAAGTACCTCAATGGTTCCtacattcacacagttaaataCTATAAGTTCTCCAATGGTCAATGCATTCTCAACACTTAATGATGGAATTAGGCCTATTATGTCTTCGTTTACACCTCTAAATCATTCAAGTTCACCACCTTACCCCTTAAGCCCATCGAGGGGCCCTGCAGCCGCACAGGTTGTCCCAACAATCCACGGACCCAGTCTTTCTGACAGAAGTCCGGTGGTACCTGAAAATCCGCCTGTGTCTTCTGCAGGAAAACGAATCAATCCAGCTGTCAAGcctcaaaaaagaaacaaaaggttGTGGAGTGAGGAAGAACAGGCAGCAGTGAGGCGACAGCTTGGAGACTTCTGTAAGCTGGTAAAAGTGCCGGGCAAAAAGGACTGCGATGCATGTTTAGCTGCTGAACCTGCCTTAAGCAGCAGAACATGGAGGGAGGTCAAATATTTTGTACATAATTCTATTCAGTCACTCAAAAGAAGAGGTCATACTGTTGCATCCAAACAAAGTGGAGGACAAGATCCAGAGACTCATAATTCAAACTCTGAGTGGGATGGTCCTGTTTATCTGTCCCTGTAA
- the mphosph8 gene encoding M-phase phosphoprotein 8 isoform X2 → MAAETDKVEPADSEQDEEEDVYEVEKIIDMRVEEGEVLYRVRWKNYCSDDDTWEPEAHLEDCREVLLAFKKSQAEAKAKKEAETKKCVKPLPPKSDVFDADSESDSDKDRPTEAPVKKKKKKKVREEEEEEESHLKEKKKKKKDKRKEEFRPLPAPETDEEEGRAPTPSSPPKERKTESKKRVVESEEEEDDPVPSKKHRKEKGKEGGKHKKEKGDDGRKKKGKKERKIETSEDEAAAPLEDDVSEGPSESQMDDSASTETLTKSVEKASLDDKSRQKKGKWEVKLQGIKDLIHDKKNKKTDSAQKESSLQKLKSHKAKEDTALQSDSSDNSTLHKKAKSKGQESASAPPKVPSTSSSSSSSSVTAVGVTKSKEEEVTKDEILGQKDTTGSTNLFEKFLLNCEAKDRAPRRNQPTTEKSSSKPTKVLGKIEKIPKTTKESPVQKQEPEKTERTKQSDVSRPVQSYGFSLDTEEREEESVAKSKPGDDTRERRDKTDEPQRQSWERRTPSDDRRKKREDSEPRLFMACDDTQDPPEGTDKSDKGQATLSLGMDLNLDWMTLDDFQKHLNGEDEILSGPPLSPNELRDAVKSGDYMAVKLALNSKEDYNLDQEDGSCMTLTMLAAIGGQDDILRLLIKKGVRVNKRQKNGTTALMHAAEKNCLTTVAILLEAGAYVNAQTLSGETALMKACKRGNADVVRLLLEYGADCNILSKHQNTAMYFAKHSNNLTVCDLIKDHISMLSSVAEDTIRAYFESRLVLLEPVFPLACHRLCEGPDFSMDFTFKSQPQPEGSGILLFIFHANFLNEITARLCGPCSVHAVVLNDKFQLPIFLDSHFIYSFSPNPGVNKLFIRLAEAPAAKVKLLICAYRVQLQ, encoded by the exons ATGGCGGCTGAAACCGACAAGGTAGAGCCCGCGGACAGCGAACAAGATGAGGAAGAAGACGTGTACGAAGTGGAAAAGATCATTGACATGCGGGTGGAAGAG GGTGAAGTGCTGTACAGAGTTCGCTGGAAGAACTACTGCTCTGATGATGACACGTGGGAACCGGAGGCCCATTTAGAAGACTGTCGCGAAGTCCTCTTGGCTTTTAAGAAGTCACAAGCTGAAGCTAAGGCCAAGAAAGAGGCAGAAACCAAGAAATGTGTG AAACCACTGCCTCCAAAGAGTGACGTGTTTGATGCTGACTCGGAAAGTGACAGCGACAAAGACCGACCAACGGAGGCACCCgtcaagaagaaaaagaagaagaaagtccgggaagaggaggaggaagaagaatcGCATcttaaggaaaaaaagaagaagaagaaggacaaGCGGAAAGAAGAGTTTAGGCCCCTACCAGCACCAGAAACCGATGAGGAAGAAGGCAGAGCCCCAACCCCAAGCTCTCCACCCAAGGAGAGAAAGACTGAATCAAAAAAACGTGTGGTTGAATcggaagaggaagaggatgacCCTGTTCCCTCCAAGAAACACAgaaaggaaaagggaaaagagggagggaagcataaaaaagaaaagggtgACGATGGGAGGAAAAAGAAGgggaagaaagagaggaagatcGAAACCTCTGAAGATGAGGCCGCTGCTCCGCTGGAAGATGACGTGAGCGAAGGCCCGTCAGAGTCCCAAATGGACGATTCCGCATCAACTGAGACTTTAACAAAATCGGTGGAAAAAGCCAGTTTGGACGACAAGTCCAGACAAAAAAAGGGGAAGTGGGAAGTAAAGCTGCAGGGTATAAAGGACCTTATCCAcgacaaaaagaacaaaaagacagATTCTGCTCAGAAAGAAAGCAGCctccaaaaactgaagagtcatAAAGCAAAAGAGGATACTGCGCTACAATCAGACTCCAGTGACAACTCCACCCTACATAAGAAAGCAAAGAGCAAAGGGCAGGAGAGCGCGTCTGCACCACCCAAAGTCCCATCTACATCGTCCTCGTCGTCCTCGTCCTCTGTTACAGCTGTTGGTGTCACCAAGAGTAAGGAGGAGGAGGTTACCAAGGACGAGATATTGGGACAGAAGGACACCACAGGTTCAACTAACCTTTTCGAAAAGTTCCTGTTAAACTGCGAGGCCAAGGATCGCGCCCCCCGCAGGAACCAGCCCACCACAGAGAAGAGCAGCAGCAAACCCACAAAG GTATTGGGAAAAATTGAGAAGATTCCCAAAACAACCAAAGAGTCTCCTGTTCAGAAACAAGAGCCGGAGAAGACGGAGAGGACCAAGCAATCAGATG TTTCCCGACCAGTTCAGAGTTATGGCTTCAGCCTGGACACCGAGGAGCGGGAAGAGGAATCTGTGGCAAAATCGAAGCCTGGAGATGATACCCGGGAGCGTAGGGATAAGACAGATGAACCACAGCGGCAAAGCTGGGAGCGGAGAACCCCTTCTGACgacaggagaaagaaaagggaggaCAGTGAGCCTAGACTCTTTATGGCATGTGATGATACCCAGGACCCACCAGAGGGCACTGACAAATCTG ACAAGGGCCAGGCCACTTTGAGTCTAGGAATGGACCTTAATCTGGACTGGATGACTCTGGATGATTTCCAGAAACATCTTAATGGAGAGGATGAAATCTTGTCAGGTCCACCTTTGTCACCAA ATGAGTTGCGAGATGCTGTAAAAAGTGGAGATTACATGGCTGTAAAACTGGCACTTAATTCCAAAGAGGACTACAATCTGGACCAAGAG gaTGGCAGTTGTATGACCCTCACCATGCTGGCAGCAATAGGGGGGCAGGATGACATCCTCAGGTTACTGATTAAAAAGGGGGTGAGAGTGAATAAACGACAGAAGAACGGCACTACAGCCCTGATGCATGCTGCTGAAAAG AATTGTTTGACAACTGTTGCAATCCTACTGGAGGCCGGGGCTTATGTAAATGCTCAGACACTGAGTGGGGAGACGGCGCTGATGAAG GCATGCAAAAGAGGGAATGCTGATGTTGTGCGCCTCCTGCTGGAGTATGGAGCTGACTGCAACATCCTGTCCAAACACCAGAACACAGCTATGTACTTCGCCAAGCACAGCAACAACCTGACGGTGTGTGACCTCATCAAGGACCACATCAGCAT GCTGTCCAGTGTGGCGGAGGACACCATCCGAGCATACTTTGAGTCTCGTCTGGTGCTGTTGGAGCCCGTCTTCCCTCTGGCCTGCCACAGGCTTTGTGAGGGTCCAGACTTCTCTATGGATTTTACCTTCAAGTCACAGCCTCAACCAGAGG GTTCAGgtatcctcctcttcatcttccACGCCAACTTCCTGAATGAGATCACAGCCAGGCTATGCGGACCTTGCAGCGTGCACGCCGTGGTGCTCAACGACAAGTTCCAGCTGCCCATTTTCCTG GATAGTCACTTCATCTACTCTTTCAGTCCGAATCCAGGCGTCAACAAACTCTTCATTCGCCTTGCAGAGGCGCCAGCAGCcaag